The genomic DNA CAATGGTACAGCACCCCTCCGCTCCTCAAACTGTGGATCGATAAAGTCTTTTCCCACGGCTGGGCGTATGGCCACAACGGTCACGCGCTTAAAGGCAAAAGCCTGATGTGGGCCGTGACCACCGGCGGGGGAGAAAGCCACTTCGATATTGGTGCTTTCCCGGGCTTTGAGGTGCTGTCACAGCCGCTGCAGGCGACGGCGCTCTATTGTGGGCTGAACTGGCTCCCTCCTTTTGCGATGCACTGTACGTTCGTTTGCGATGATGAGACGTTGCAGGCGCAGGCACGCCATTATAAACAACGGTTACTTGAGTGGCAGGAGGCGAACAATGGATAGCCATACGCTGATACAGGCGCTGATTTACCTCGGCGCGGCTGCGCTGATTGTACCCGTGGCGGTACGTCTGGGGCTGGGTTCGGTGCTGGGTTACCTCATTGCCGGCTGTGTCATTGGACCGTGGGGCTTCCGTCTGGTGACCGATGCCGAGGCGATTCTCCATTTCGCTGAGATCGGCGTCGTGCTGATGCTGTTTGTAATTGGCCTGGAGCTGGATCCCCGGCGGTTATGGAAACTGCGCGCTTCGGTATTTGGTGGGGGAGCCTTGCAGATGGTGGCCTGTGGTCTGCTGCTGGGCGGGTTCTGTATCCTGCTGGGCATGGACTGGAAAGTCGCGACACTCATCGGCCTGACGCTGGCACTCTCCTCGACGGCCATTGCCATGCAGGCAATGAACGAGCGCAACCTGACGGTCTCTCAGATGGGGCGCAGCGCGTTTTCGGTGCTGCTGTTCCAGGATATTGCCGCCATCCCGCTGGTGGCGATGATCCCGCTGCTGGCCGCAAGCGGTGCCTCAACGACCATGGGAGCTTTTGCGCTTTCTGCGCTGAAAGTGGTTGGTGCCCTGGCGCTGGTTATTCTGCTTGGCCGCTACGTGACCCGTCCGTTGCTGCGCTTTGTCGCTCGCTCCGGCCTGCGTGAAGTTTTCAGTGCCGTTGCGCTGTTCCTGGTGTTTGGCTTTGGTTTGCTGCTTGAGGAAGCCGGCCTATCGATGGCTATGGGGGCGTTCCTGGCAGGGGTGCTGCTGGCCAGCTCTGAATATCGCCATGCGCTGGAAAGTGATATCGAGCCGTTTAAGGGATTATTGCTGGGGCTGTTTTTCATCGGCGTGGGGATGTCTATCGACTTTGGCACGCTGGTAACGCATCCGCTGCGGATCCTCATCCTGCTGGTCGGTTTCCTGGTCATTAAGATGGGCATGCTGTGGCTGATAGCGCGTCCATTAAAGGTGCCCAACAAGCAGCGTCGTTGGTTTGCCGTACTGCTGGGGCAGGGGAGTGAGTTTGCATTCGTGGTCTTTGGCGCGGCGCAGATGGCCAACGTACTGGATGCTGAGTGGGCGAAAGCGCTGACGCTTGCCGTCGCACTGTCGATGGCCGCAACGCCTGTTCTGCTGGTGGTGCTGGCGCGTCTGGAAAAAACGGGGAGCGAGCAAGAACGCGAAGCCGACGAGATCGACGAGGAGCAGCCCCGGGTGATCATCGCCGGGTTTGGTCGCTTCGGGCAGATCGTGGGCCGTTTGCTGTTGTCGAGCGGGGTCAAAATGGTGATCCTCGACCACGATCCCGACCATGTTGAGACCCTGCGGAAATTCGACATGAAAGTGTTTTACGGGGATGCGACCCGTGTCGATCTGCTGGAATCCGCCGGGGCGGCGAAAGCGGAAGTGTTGATTAACGCGATCGACGATCCGGAGACCAGCATGCAGATGGTGGAGTTGGTCAAGGAACACTTCCCCGAGCTGACCATTATCTCTCGCGCCCGCGATGTGGATCACTACATCCGGCTGCGTCAGGCAGGTGTGGAGGCGCCAGAGCGTGAAACGTTCGAAGGTGCGCTCAAGTCTGGCCGGATGGCGCTGGAAAATCTGGGGCTAGGGGCCTATGAAGCCCGTGAACGTGCGGACCTGTTCCGCCGCTTTAACACCGAGATGGTGGAAGAGATGGTGGCGATGGCGGGCAGCACAGCCACCGAGCGTGCAGCGGTGTTTAAACGCACCAGCGCGATGCTGACGGAAATCATTAACGAGGACCGCAATCACCTGTCGCTTATCCAGCGTCACGGCTGGCAGGGCACGGAAGAGGGCAAGCATACCGGCGATCCGGCGGACGAACCGGAGAGTAAACCTTCCGCGTGAAGTGGAGTTGCCAGCAATATTAAAAAATTTCTCTATCTTTACTCAGCCGCCAGTCGACGAAAGATTAAGCTTTCCGTATAGTGGCGGCAATTTTTTGCATCCGGGAAATTTTCAATGATCAGTCTGATTGCAGCGCTGGCGGTGGACCGTGTTATCGGTATGGAAAATGCCATGCCGTGGAACCTGCCTGCCGATCTCGCATGGTTTAAACGTACTACGTTAAACAAGCCGGTAGTGATGGGCCGCCTGACCTGGGAGTCGATTGGTCGTCCATTACCGGGCCGTAAAAATATCGTTATCAGTAGCCAGCCTGGCACTGACGATCGCGTCGAATGGGTGAAGTCCGTAGACGAGGCCATTGCCGCATGCGGTAATGCCGAGGAGATCATGGTGATTGGCGGTGGGCGTGTGTACGAACAGTTCCTGCCTAAAGCACAGAAGCTGTATCTGACCCACATTGATGCGGAAGTGGAAGGGGATACGCATTTCCCGGACTACGATCCTGATGAG from Enterobacter ludwigii includes the following:
- the kefF gene encoding glutathione-regulated potassium-efflux system oxidoreductase KefF; amino-acid sequence: MILIIYAHPYPHHSHANKRMLEQVRTLDNVEIRSLYQLYPDFNIDIAAEQEALSRADLIIWQHPMQWYSTPPLLKLWIDKVFSHGWAYGHNGHALKGKSLMWAVTTGGGESHFDIGAFPGFEVLSQPLQATALYCGLNWLPPFAMHCTFVCDDETLQAQARHYKQRLLEWQEANNG
- the kefC gene encoding glutathione-regulated potassium-efflux system protein KefC, which produces MDSHTLIQALIYLGAAALIVPVAVRLGLGSVLGYLIAGCVIGPWGFRLVTDAEAILHFAEIGVVLMLFVIGLELDPRRLWKLRASVFGGGALQMVACGLLLGGFCILLGMDWKVATLIGLTLALSSTAIAMQAMNERNLTVSQMGRSAFSVLLFQDIAAIPLVAMIPLLAASGASTTMGAFALSALKVVGALALVILLGRYVTRPLLRFVARSGLREVFSAVALFLVFGFGLLLEEAGLSMAMGAFLAGVLLASSEYRHALESDIEPFKGLLLGLFFIGVGMSIDFGTLVTHPLRILILLVGFLVIKMGMLWLIARPLKVPNKQRRWFAVLLGQGSEFAFVVFGAAQMANVLDAEWAKALTLAVALSMAATPVLLVVLARLEKTGSEQEREADEIDEEQPRVIIAGFGRFGQIVGRLLLSSGVKMVILDHDPDHVETLRKFDMKVFYGDATRVDLLESAGAAKAEVLINAIDDPETSMQMVELVKEHFPELTIISRARDVDHYIRLRQAGVEAPERETFEGALKSGRMALENLGLGAYEARERADLFRRFNTEMVEEMVAMAGSTATERAAVFKRTSAMLTEIINEDRNHLSLIQRHGWQGTEEGKHTGDPADEPESKPSA
- the folA gene encoding type 3 dihydrofolate reductase, producing the protein MISLIAALAVDRVIGMENAMPWNLPADLAWFKRTTLNKPVVMGRLTWESIGRPLPGRKNIVISSQPGTDDRVEWVKSVDEAIAACGNAEEIMVIGGGRVYEQFLPKAQKLYLTHIDAEVEGDTHFPDYDPDEWESVFSEFHDADAQNSHSYCFEILERR